Sequence from the Legionella beliardensis genome:
ATGCAAACTAAAAAAGAAAGTGAACTTAGTAATAAATTAGATGGCTATCTTAAGAGGGGCAAATTTGAGCAGGGGCAGCGTACATTTTATGCTGATTCTAATCAATATTATATCCACCAAAATACTAACAACATTATGAGTAATCAGCAGCTAATATTATTGGCTGCAAAAGATTTAGGTACAGGATTAGATGAAACAAATAAGAACCTCAACGAATTAAAAAAAGCACAATTTCCAGCCAATAAACAAAACCCAGACTGCCTAATTCCTTACAATGCAAAAAAAAATCAAATTAGTAAAATGAAAATAACATCCCTTGTTGCTGAATTGCAATATCATTTAGACTTATCATCTTCCCCGGGCACCAATTCTGAATTAGCTCCTTTTAAAGAAGGGAAATCTAGCAAAGTAAAACGAAAAAAAAGCGATGCTTTAGAGGTGTTTAATCGCTTTATTGCTCTTGATAATAATGAACATGCTTTAGTCGCTATTAGCATGAATCAAGGTGTCAGAGATTGCCTTTGTCAATTAGCGGTACATAAAAAAATTGCAATTGAAAATAGAAAACGTTGTATCAATTTATTATTGGCCTATGAAAATAGATCATCTTCTGAAACTTACTCAGCCCATTTAGCCATGTATCAATTAGATAAGATCGAAGAAATGCTGATTTCCCAGCAAGAATCAGCCAAAGAAAGGGAAAAGAAACTACTAGAAAGAATAAGCGAACTTGAAAAACAACAAGAAATAGATAGGCAAAAAACAGAAGAAATGAGAGAAAATTTTTCACAGGTGCTTTCCATACTTAAAGACATGCAGCAACATCAAAAATTGCTCGTCAACGAAGCTATTCCTTCGCAATCTCCTACTACATTAACGAGAGAATTATCTCATTCAAGAAATAGATTATTTATTTCTAGTAAAGAAGCTAATAAGCCCGCCAACTCTCATGATTTAGCGGATCAGGATTATTATAGACTCAATCATTCCGGTACTCCCTTATAAGGTGCGTCAAAGAAAATATTAAAAAAGGAAAGATTAAAGTTGTGGATTTTTTAACAAAATATCTTGCTTAAGGATAGATAGGTAGGCTAAGAAATTGAGCTTAGAATGTTATCCACTCTAAGCCCATAATATAGATTTTATTAAGCATGAATAGTTAAAGTAGCATATGGCCCTTGGTAGGAAAAGTGATTTGTTTCTATACTAACAATTCGTGGCCCTGTTGAAAAATTAGCCTGTATAATGTCAGAGGAATTAAAATATTGGCCAACTTCATAACCACCTTCAATAGCAAGCAACAATCCATTACCTATGGGATAGGCGAAGTCTAACCCAACTTTAGCCACAATGTTATTAATAACCCTGTCTTGTTTTGGCGAGCGATACGTAACACTTTGGCCTAAAGTTAAAAAGTTGCGTGAATCTATTTCACCTACAATAGCCGCATACTCAAAATTACCCACTAAGCCAAAATTTTCAGTAAGGGCGTAGCGGCCATCAACACCAAGGAGTGGGCCTGCACCATCAAATTTGCTAATTACATAGCCAGGTGCAGCAAAAGTTAATCGATGCTCAAAATCCAAATAACGAACGCCCACTTTAGGTCTAAAAGTATATCGTTTAAATACTTCGGCATAGCTCCTACCAAACACTAAATCAGCTTGATCTAATTTATAAGTCAAGTGCGCATCGCTAACAAAGGTGTCACCAGGCTCAAATTCGAGTGAAGTATCGGGAAAAAAGGCGCTACCAAAAGATATAGGCCCGTCTGAGGTGTCATTAATAGCGTGTGTATGATTATCTAGACGAAAATAACGCACCTCAATACTGTTGGCTGAATTAGGTAAGTCATAACCTAATTTAACAGCCCATTCCCATTCATAATCGGGATTAAAAGGTTTACTGCGTGAATAAACTCCACCTGGGGTAGAATATTGCCAGCTATCAGTAAACAAACCAAGTCCAGTTTCAGAGGGTTGAATATAATACCCCGTTCCTGAAGCATAAAAACCGCCTGGGCTTAGTAACGCACAAAGTGAGGTGCCAGGCGCGCAAGCACCAACTAGCGGCTCTTTCTCTATGGCCATTGCATTGCCGGAAATGAGAAGGCTTGCATAGATTGCAAGTGGGATAACTCTGTTCATTATTACGTTCCTTGTGAATAAATATCTACATAATAAAAAATATAATTTCTTATTATTTAAAAGCGGGATGGCTTTAGAGATTTGTTTTAAAACTAAACATATGATTATAAAACATAATACCTAAAGCGCTTTAACCATACCAAAATAAAATTGCTCATGCAACAGCTATTGCATTTAAATTTATTGTATAAATAAGGACTTATAAAAAAGTAATTTATATGAAGGAGTTTCATTATAAATCTTTGGCAGTAAAATCAAGTTTTTTAATAACTAGTTGCAGATAGGGATAGGGGAGTCATACTGACAAATGAAAGCTGAAAAATGCTAGAGAAATTAAGAAAAAGTGGTAACTTAATTTCTCTTTCAGTTTATTATTTAAGCATAATCAAAATGATAAGCAATAGAAGCCATGACTTCATTTAAGAGAAAATGCTTTGCTTTAAAGGGAGTGATCGTGTTAACACTACCCGTAATGATATTGCTGGAGACTCGTTTTGTGCGCAGCTCACCTGCATCAACAAAGCGATAGCCAAGCCCAATACTCAGACTGTCAGTAAAGAAGTAGTTAGCACCAACACCGGCATCCCAAGCAAAACTGGTTTCTGATTCACCAGGTATAAAGAGATCAAAATTCTGTTCCGTGTTATTAAATGTAATTTCTACATTTCTTAAATTTTTTATCTTATTATAAGCTACGCCGACGCCACCTTTGACATAAGGTACAAAGCCACCCCAATTTACAGTAGGCTTTAAAATCATATCAAACAAGAATGTTTGAATTTTAATACCCTGTGCTTCATAACGATCTTGAATAAAATAATTAGGATCTTCTGCATCTATACCGTAAGCAGCCTGTAAGTCATAATTATAGCCACTACGATAATCCCAGGTAAATTGAAATGCTAGGTTAGGGTTATATGCATAACCAGCAAATAAGCCACCAAAACCTGCAACTCCGAAGTCACGTGACCAATCACTGTTGTTTGGTGCCACGACTTTTAAAGTAGGTGCACCACTAAAAATAGGCTGAAAATGTGTATCTAAAGAAATAGAGCCACCACCTTCAACTCCGATATAAAACCTTGGCGCAGGAGCAGCAACATCTCCCATTGTACCAGCAACAGTGAATCCATTACTAAAACACAGGGCTGCTGCCATAATCGCTTTCAAAGTCATTCTATCCCTTCTCCTTTATAAAATAATTAAACGATATTAAGTCAACTCAGTATTTCATCATAAAATACTTTATTACATTCTATACTAATTAAAACCTGTTAAAAATCAAAAATATGTATAGGACTAAAGAGATAACATTGCCTAATATTTCTGAAAAGAGTATTGTTCTAACAGTTGCAGGGCATAATCTGAGAGATATTAAAAGTTAAAATCACTAATTTAGAAAATCTATATCAAAGTTATTTTATTAATAAAAATTAATCTTAAAGCTATTTTTATGAAACCTAATCACCTATTAAAAATCATTCTAGCCAGTGCCTCGCCAAGACGTTTACAAATATTGCAAGAGCACAGATTAACAGCAGTAGTTATGCCTGCCGGTATTGAAGAAATTCAGCAAAAAGATGAGGAAGCTAAAAAATACGTAACTCGACTTGCGAAAGAAAAAGCACAAGCTATTTTGCCGCGAATTGCAGCAGATACCGCAGATTTAATTCTAGCAGCAGACACTACTGTAGCTTATCAAAATCATATTCTAGAAAAACCGCTAGACGACGATGATGCCTATAGAATGTTAAGTATGCTAAGTGGCAAAGCTCATGAAGTGTATACCGGTTATGCTTTGGTTTTTCTACCAGAAGAATGGTGGTGGATTGATTGTGTGACAACAAAAATTACTTTTCACACCCTAACAGAGCAGCAAATAAAAAATTATATTGATTCAGGCGATCCCTTTGATAAAGCTGGGGGCTATGGTATTCAAAATGTATATAATACCTTTATTAAGGAAATAACAGGCTCGTATTACAATGTCATGGGTTTGCCCATTGAAGAAATTTTGCAATGTATTTCTCTTCATGACTTTAGCCAGAAAAGAAATTAAAACATTAGGTAGAGCATATTTTATGCTGTAAAGGGATTTCATGAGTAAATTTTTAAGTATTACTGGCTTGTTTATTATGGCGCAGATTTATCCTTGGCAAGCAGGCTTTTCCTCCTCCTTAACAATTATAGGCAAAAAGAAAAGCGCTATTTTAAATAAAAAGCAATTACAAAGTTTGCAATCAGAAGCCATTGAGATGGATTATAATCGAGCTTATCCTAATAAGAAAATGACTTATCAAAGTCTTAAACTATGTGACTTCTTACAACAATATCAAATAAATCCTACCAATATTTTAGAGTTTGTCGCAAAAGACCATTTCTCTGTTTTGATACCTGCTCATAAGGTCTTAACTTGTAAAAAGAATGAATCCATTGCTTATCTAGCTATTGAACCTGATAAAAAATGGCCTATTTTATTTAACCATACCAATACAACAGCCGGTCCATATGCTGTTATCTGGACTCATCCCGAACGTTCTTATATTTCGGATGAATATTGGGTATGGAGCGTTACTAAAATCATAGAACATCAGCGTATTAATGAATCTATGGTTATTTCTGCACCAACGAATATACCTCAAAAAATTAAAAAAAGAATTTTAAATGGGTATCATGTTTATGTGAGCCATTGCTCATCATGCCACACAATTAAATACATTGGGAAAGCCACAATAGGCCCTGATCTTATGTATCCTAAAAGTATTTTTGATTATTATCCTACTACAAAGCAGTTGAAACAATTTATCCGCAATCCAGAATCTGTCCGAAAAATTCCAAATGCTCGTATGAGCGGTTCTAGTTATGTAGGTTTAAAAGATGCCGATTTAGAAGATTTAATTCATTATTTTAAATTTATTATAAAAAAACCTATTAATTCTAAATTAAGATAAATATATTTTAAAAGTTTATTATAAGTTCTCGCGCTGGGTTAAACTGAAAATAAGAGCAATGTTTATTTGCTATCTAAGAATAACGCTTTATTTTCAACTAAAATAGATTTAAGCAAAATGAAAAGGAATTTATATGTTAATAAGGGCCAGGATTTTTTTTCTCTATTTTCTTGCTTTTTTTTCCTTATATCTACCAGGTGTAACTTATGCAGAGGGTAATTATATCTCTAAGTTTATTAATGAAAGTAACCAGGGGACAGAGAAATATACACTCGTTAAAACAAGAATGTGGCCAGAAACAGGATGTGTTATAGAAAGTGGAGCGCATATGGTCTTGCCCGGCGAGAGTACCCATCTAGTTATCGCCAAAAAACCAGGCTGTGATGAAGCTGGTATTGGCTATTCTTTATATAAAACCACCGACACGAAACAAGCACATTTACTAGGCTATGTTTCTCACCGCTTTCGCGATGGTACTTTTAGCCTACAAGTTTCAATTTTTTGTAAAAATAACCAGTGCTTATTTAGAGATCTAAATCCAGAGCAAAACCGAAATTAAACTAGATATTTTATCTGTCTTTAATATAGTATTTGCAAATTTTATTAATTAGGAATGGCGATATCTTACACAAAGTTTGAAAGCACAGATAGCGAAGAGCAGCAGTTATTGATGCTTGCTCAACAGGCAGTGTCTAGGAATTTAACACCATATGAAACTAGTCAGCGATTAAAAGGTATCGACAAAACCAGCCTGCAAAAATTTTTCTTATACTATACCCTCTTTAAAAAAGGAAACATTACCAACGAAAATTATGAACAAACAGTAGGAGAATTTAAAAGTAAATTTCATAACGAAGTGAGAGAAAAATACACATGCCCAGCCAATACCGACGCAACAGAGCTAGAGAAAGCAGAAATTTACTATAAAATATAACTCAGGCTATTAGCAATAATCCAAGATTATTGCTAATAATTTTGAATAAGAATTAGCGCGATTATTTTACTGTAGTGTGACCTGTATAGTCAGCTCAAACTGGCAAATGCCAAAGCGTGCGGCTTAATAATTGTTAATATATCCTCAGGTGTTCTAGTAATATAATCTGGCCTACTTCTTATAAGCGTAGCTTCGGAATTAAATCCCCAGGAAACAGCTATAGAATTTATGTTACATTTTCTAGCTGCATCGATGTCACGGGTCTCATCACCAACATAAAAGGTTTGTAATGGTTCCATTCTATGGGATTTTATGAGCTTTTTTAGAATATTTTTCTTACCAAAATAGCCGGATTCTGCGTAAATAAAATCAAATAGATGTGCAATTTTATGATGCTCAAGCCATAGGGCTACATTTTCTGAAGAATTTGAAGTCACTATTCCTAAGGAGCAATCTTGATGCAGTTCTTCCAGTACTTCTGGCATATTCATAAAAGTAGATAAGCTAGGTATTTCATTACGCAGGCATTCTCTTGCATGGCGTAAGACACTAGGAATCTTATAAAAAGGAATTTTTAAATATTTTATAATTTCCTTAGATGGTAACTCTCTTAATTGCTCTATTTCATGCTGATTTAATTTTCTGAGATTAAATTTCTCAGCTAAAGGCAGAAATTTTTGAACGGAAGCAAAAAAGCTGTCTGCCAAAGTACCATCAAAATCAAATATTACATTCAGTAGCTTATTTGTCATTTTACAAACCATAAAGTTGACTACTTGCAACGTCAATTCTTTGTTTTAATTAAGTAAAATTTAAGCAACAACTATTTTCCACAACCTACATGTTGCAATAATTTTCTGCATAGAAACGCCTGACTGACTGATGAATAGTCTTTTCGTTCTCAATTTTTACTATCAATTATTCCATAAAATCCAATAGATAGCACCCTGTCTTGTTCGAACAGGATAAAGAGGCCGGCTAAGATTATTTTCTGGCTGTAATAAACGGCGAAAGAGATCGTCAAAAAATTCTGGCGAATCGGTAAAAAAGTGATGTAAATTCCTAGTACGGTTAATTGGTGTTGCATCAACAACTGCAATCTCTTTTGTACCTTTGCTTTGCAAATTCAATAATTCGAGTGCCTCCTCGTATTCATATTCGCTGGTCCTAGCTTCAGGAGGTATCGAGACTTGGGCCTTTCGACCTAGAGGTCGGCTGTTATTTAACCAATAACTCATGAGTAACGCACGATCATTTGAACTGACATAGGCTGTCAAATGACGGGACAATGCCCTGATTTGTGCAGCAAATTTTTCATCAAAGGCTTGTGCAGACACATCAGGTGCTGACAGTACTACATGATCAAGCTTAGGCAGACCCTGAATCAAATCGGATTGGTTAGCTAACCAATCAAAGGAATCGCAAATTAGTTGGCAACCAAGGCTACTACCCATTAACCACACCTTACGTGCGCCTGTGCGACGAATGACGGAAGCGAGAACGCATCCCAAAGCTGGAGAAGATTGGTTTGCTATGCTTTGAGCTGTTCTATATCCTCTTAATCCGTCTCCCTGATTACCTGGCCAGTCGAATAATAAGACGGGTGTATTAATATCTAAAACATAGGCAGTATAAGCTGTTTTAAGTGCTGCTGATTGAAACCAATCCCTAAATCCCCAAACTATAATCAGCAGTGATTTTTGCGGTGAGGCAAGCACAGCTTGCTGCAATTTAGACGAAAATTTCTCCTCTGGAAGTTCCTCATGGGATAACCATTCCATATGTTTAGTCTCAAACCAGACTCGCGGCTTTATGGGTAAATAGGGTGAGATACGTACATCAAACCTACCAAAGCTGATAGTATTGCTGAGTTGGTTGCTGTGATCTTTGATTGCCTGCTCGTCATTAATACGATTAGTACTATAAAAAAATTGAAAATGCTGCGAATCGCCATCAGGAATACTGGGTAAACGAGTGGTGAACGCTGAGCGAGCCGGTATCGAACCAATACCGGTGAAATTGCGACCAAAGTAAATTGAGACAATGGCTACTGCAACCAGTAAGATAATGAAGAAGCTAACCAGCAACAAACGTTTATATAAAACTCTCATTGTTGTCCCTGTATTTTAAGCGACAAAATTTGTCGCCTCCATGTCACCCGTATCAGCTAAAAGTTACAAGCGCTGCGGTCAAATAATTCATAGTGGTTTCGCGGATAATGTCCCCATTATTTTTTATATGCTATCAAAATCATTCCCAAAAAAATACCGACTTAAAACCAGCCCTCCCGGCGCAAAATAAGCTATATTAAATTAAATAATCAAAAGGAATTGATATGGCAAATTTAAATCATGCTACCCATCTTTCTGAAGCAAAAACCTTAAAACATCATTGGGGATGGTACCTTAGTTTAGGCATACTTCTGCTACTCTTAGGATGTATTGGCTTAGGTATGGAAATCGCATTAACCATTGTTAGTATGTATTTTTTTGCAGCACTACTAATGATTTCAGGATTATCACATATTGCTGATGCACTTAGGTATATAAGATTGAAGGGTGCCTTTTGGAAAATTCTCATTTCTATATTTTATCTCATTACAGCCATTATTATCTTATATAATCCTTTGCTAGCCTCTACAATCTTTACTGCCTTACTGGCTTGGACGCTCATTATTATTGGCGTTACTCGTATTGTCATGTCTATATCATTACGGGATATGAAAGGTTGGGGTTGGATCTTATTGGCAGGATTAATTTCCTTAATTCTAGGTATTCTGATTTTATCGCATTGGCCAATGAGCGGCTTATGGGTAATTGGAGTATTTATCGCAATTGATATGATAGTCAGTGGTTGGACTTATATTTTCATGGCAATTGCGCTGCGCGCCTCTAAGCAAGACCAGCCTTCATGACCCGTTCGCCAAAAAGAGATGATAACAACCTTTGTATTGATTTAGCCCTACAAGGCGGTGGGGCGCATGGCGCTTTTACATGGGGTGTGTTAGATCGCTTATTAGAAGAAAAAAAATTAAGAATTGAGGGTATTTCGGGTACATCTGCTGGTGCTATAAATGCTGTCGTTCTTGCCGATGGCTTCACCAAAGGTGGTCGTTTAGGCGCTCGCAATGCGCTCGAATTATTTTGGCGGAATGTCTCTAAGGCCGCACGCTTTAGTCTCTTACAACGCAGTCCTCTTGATATTATGTTTGGACAATGGTCGCTTGATTACTCACCACTTTTCATTACGATGGACATCATGTCGAGATTATTTTCGCCCTATGATGTCGATCCATTTGGAGTTAATCCACTCTACCAGATTTTAGCAGAAGCGGTTGATTTTAAACTGTTATCAAGAAGTCCAATCAAATTATTCATTACAGCAACGAATGTTAGCACCGGCAGAGGAAAGGTGTTTCGCAATGACGAAATTACGCCTGACGTACTTCTTGCATCGGCCTGTTTGCCCACTATCTTTAAGGCTGTTGAAATCAATGGGGATTATTACTGGGATGGGGGGTATTCGGGAAATCCAACCATTACGCCTCTTGTACGAGAATGTGA
This genomic interval carries:
- a CDS encoding Lpg1974 family pore-forming outer membrane protein, which translates into the protein MNRVIPLAIYASLLISGNAMAIEKEPLVGACAPGTSLCALLSPGGFYASGTGYYIQPSETGLGLFTDSWQYSTPGGVYSRSKPFNPDYEWEWAVKLGYDLPNSANSIEVRYFRLDNHTHAINDTSDGPISFGSAFFPDTSLEFEPGDTFVSDAHLTYKLDQADLVFGRSYAEVFKRYTFRPKVGVRYLDFEHRLTFAAPGYVISKFDGAGPLLGVDGRYALTENFGLVGNFEYAAIVGEIDSRNFLTLGQSVTYRSPKQDRVINNIVAKVGLDFAYPIGNGLLLAIEGGYEVGQYFNSSDIIQANFSTGPRIVSIETNHFSYQGPYATLTIHA
- a CDS encoding outer membrane protein, whose amino-acid sequence is MTLKAIMAAALCFSNGFTVAGTMGDVAAPAPRFYIGVEGGGSISLDTHFQPIFSGAPTLKVVAPNNSDWSRDFGVAGFGGLFAGYAYNPNLAFQFTWDYRSGYNYDLQAAYGIDAEDPNYFIQDRYEAQGIKIQTFLFDMILKPTVNWGGFVPYVKGGVGVAYNKIKNLRNVEITFNNTEQNFDLFIPGESETSFAWDAGVGANYFFTDSLSIGLGYRFVDAGELRTKRVSSNIITGSVNTITPFKAKHFLLNEVMASIAYHFDYA
- a CDS encoding nucleoside triphosphate pyrophosphatase — encoded protein: MKPNHLLKIILASASPRRLQILQEHRLTAVVMPAGIEEIQQKDEEAKKYVTRLAKEKAQAILPRIAADTADLILAADTTVAYQNHILEKPLDDDDAYRMLSMLSGKAHEVYTGYALVFLPEEWWWIDCVTTKITFHTLTEQQIKNYIDSGDPFDKAGGYGIQNVYNTFIKEITGSYYNVMGLPIEEILQCISLHDFSQKRN
- a CDS encoding c-type cytochrome, with the protein product MSKFLSITGLFIMAQIYPWQAGFSSSLTIIGKKKSAILNKKQLQSLQSEAIEMDYNRAYPNKKMTYQSLKLCDFLQQYQINPTNILEFVAKDHFSVLIPAHKVLTCKKNESIAYLAIEPDKKWPILFNHTNTTAGPYAVIWTHPERSYISDEYWVWSVTKIIEHQRINESMVISAPTNIPQKIKKRILNGYHVYVSHCSSCHTIKYIGKATIGPDLMYPKSIFDYYPTTKQLKQFIRNPESVRKIPNARMSGSSYVGLKDADLEDLIHYFKFIIKKPINSKLR
- a CDS encoding HAD-IA family hydrolase — encoded protein: MTNKLLNVIFDFDGTLADSFFASVQKFLPLAEKFNLRKLNQHEIEQLRELPSKEIIKYLKIPFYKIPSVLRHARECLRNEIPSLSTFMNMPEVLEELHQDCSLGIVTSNSSENVALWLEHHKIAHLFDFIYAESGYFGKKNILKKLIKSHRMEPLQTFYVGDETRDIDAARKCNINSIAVSWGFNSEATLIRSRPDYITRTPEDILTIIKPHALAFASLS
- a CDS encoding alpha/beta hydrolase, giving the protein MRVLYKRLLLVSFFIILLVAVAIVSIYFGRNFTGIGSIPARSAFTTRLPSIPDGDSQHFQFFYSTNRINDEQAIKDHSNQLSNTISFGRFDVRISPYLPIKPRVWFETKHMEWLSHEELPEEKFSSKLQQAVLASPQKSLLIIVWGFRDWFQSAALKTAYTAYVLDINTPVLLFDWPGNQGDGLRGYRTAQSIANQSSPALGCVLASVIRRTGARKVWLMGSSLGCQLICDSFDWLANQSDLIQGLPKLDHVVLSAPDVSAQAFDEKFAAQIRALSRHLTAYVSSNDRALLMSYWLNNSRPLGRKAQVSIPPEARTSEYEYEEALELLNLQSKGTKEIAVVDATPINRTRNLHHFFTDSPEFFDDLFRRLLQPENNLSRPLYPVRTRQGAIYWILWNN
- a CDS encoding HdeD family acid-resistance protein, producing MANLNHATHLSEAKTLKHHWGWYLSLGILLLLLGCIGLGMEIALTIVSMYFFAALLMISGLSHIADALRYIRLKGAFWKILISIFYLITAIIILYNPLLASTIFTALLAWTLIIIGVTRIVMSISLRDMKGWGWILLAGLISLILGILILSHWPMSGLWVIGVFIAIDMIVSGWTYIFMAIALRASKQDQPS
- a CDS encoding patatin-like phospholipase family protein, producing the protein MTRSPKRDDNNLCIDLALQGGGAHGAFTWGVLDRLLEEKKLRIEGISGTSAGAINAVVLADGFTKGGRLGARNALELFWRNVSKAARFSLLQRSPLDIMFGQWSLDYSPLFITMDIMSRLFSPYDVDPFGVNPLYQILAEAVDFKLLSRSPIKLFITATNVSTGRGKVFRNDEITPDVLLASACLPTIFKAVEINGDYYWDGGYSGNPTITPLVRECESQDTILVQINPVTRPGLPQSAREIFNRLNEVSFNAVLLKELRMIALLRQLAHPNNSEGAKWAGMRIHRVSSDIMLELGYSSKLNAEWDFLFMLRNEGRRVAEIFLTEHANDLGRRSSLDLDALLDGV